DNA from Sorex araneus isolate mSorAra2 chromosome 6, mSorAra2.pri, whole genome shotgun sequence:
ACCTTGGCTCCAGCATTAGCATCCCCATAGCCCCAGTCCCGGCTTTGAGATGCAAATGGCTGTCAGCCACTCCCTGGGCTGCGCCTGTCCGCACCCAGCCTGCCTCAGGGCGCGCAGGGGCAGCCCAGCCGCTGTGGTGGGCACCTGGGGGTCAGGGCAGGGTGGCAACACTGGACACGCCCGCTCTGGTCAGTGTCCAGCTCCTTCCTCTGACCCGGTAGTTGCCTGGAGTGTGGCTCTCACTGACCCGCTTACCCTAGTGGTTCGGTTCGGTCCCGCATGCCATGCAGTGAGCTGCAAGCCAGCCCAGGGTCCAGGCCTGGTGTCCAGGCAAGAGAGTGGACACACGAGTGGACACCGGGAACGTGGGGGCGCATGTCCAGGCGGGCAGTCGGGCCCGAGGGTGAGATGGGCCCTTCCACGCGCACTGTGCTGTGGAACTGCTGGGGTGGGCCAGGGGGATCTGGACGTGAACTTCCCAACAGGACGAGGCCCCCCAAAACCCTCACACCGAGAGTGCCGCGGTCACCCCAGAAATGGCCGCGAGGCGGCAGCACCGTCCCGTCCCTCAGCCTCTTAGCCCGAGGCTCGGCGATCATTTGCCCGGGTCTCGGCAATCATTTGCCGGGATCTCGCCGATCATTTGCCAGGGTCTCTGCGATCATTTGCCGGGATCTCGGCGATCATTTGCCGGGGTCTCGGCGATCATTTGCCGGGGTCTCGGCGATCATTTGCCAGGATCTCGCCGATCATTTGCCGGGGTCTCAGCGATCATTTGCCGGGGTCTCGGCGATCATTTGCCGGGATCTCGGCGATCATTTGCCGGGGTCTCGGCGATCATTTGCCGGGGTCTCGCCGATTATTTGCCGGGGTCTTGCCAATCATTTGCCGGGGTCTCGCCACGCGAACCCCGAGTCCATGCGGGTCCAGGGATTTGGAGTGCAGTGGGACCCCCGGCAATTCTCCCCAGTTACTGAGGCgggagtttgggggccatgtAGACAGACGGGCAGGGACCCCCTTGGTGGCTATGGCGGTCTGAAGTCAAGAGCCCCCTGAGATCCGCTGCACCCGGTCTTGGGGGCCAGCGCTGGGTTTTGGGGTGCACCTCATATGGGCGCAGACGCCACCAGTCTCACCCCTAAGCCCCCAAATGGCAGCGTTTCCTCGCGAGTGGACGCAGGCGGGAGGAGCGTCACACGGCGCCCCGGGCACGGTGTCCCGGGTCCGCGCGCCGCCGGTACCGCAGGACCACGAGGGTCGTCAGGAGCCGCGGTGCGCGGACCCCCACAAGCTCGCAGGCCTCAGCACCCGCATCCCTGCGGTGGCCGCGGTCAGCCCCGTGCTTGCGGTATCCGAGGGGACTCAGCCGGTCCCCGGGCAGGAGGGCGCCGCCCACCGCGGCCATTAGCATCTCCAAGTCGCGGCATTGAGATGCTAAAGCCGAGGGCGGCCTCTCCTGGGGTACCAGCCCCCCAAAGCCCTCAGGCTGAGAGTGCCGCGGTCACCCCAGAAATGGCCGCGAGGCGGCAGCACCGTCCCGTCCCTCAGCCTCTTAGCCCGAGGCTCGGCGATCATTTGCCGGGGTCTCGGCGATCATTTGCCGGGGTCTCGCCACACGAACCCCGGGTCCACACGGGTCCAGGGATTTGGTGTGGTGGGACCCCCGGCAATTCTCCCCGGTTTCTGAGGCTAGATTTGGGGGGCCATGTAGATAGACGGGCAGGGACCCCGGTGTTTGGCGGCACGCAAAGGACCCCCCAGGGATCCGCCGCACCCAGTCTTGGGGGCCAGCGCTGGGTTTTGGGGTGCACCTTGTGTGGGCGCAGATGCCACCAGTCTCACCCCTGAACCCTGAAATAGCGGTGTTTCCTCGCGGGTGGCCTTGGGCAGGAGGGGGTGTCATGGCAGCCCCGGGCACGGTGTCCCGAGTCCGCGCGCCGCTGGTACCGCAGGACCGCGAGGGTCGTCAGGAGCCGCGGTGCACGGACCCCCACATGCTCGCAGGCCTCAGCACCTGCATCCCCGCGCTGACCGCGGTCAGCCCCGTGCTTGCGGTATCCGAGGGGACTCGGCCGGTCCCCGGGCAGGAGGGCGCCGCCCACCGCGGCCATTAGCATCTCCAAGTCGCGGCATTGAGATGCTAAAGCCAAGGGCGGCCTCTCCTGGGGTACCAGCCCCCCAAAACCCTCAGGCTGAGAGTGCCGCGGTCACCCCAGAAATGGCCGCGAGGCGGCAGCACCGTCCCGACCCTCAGCCCGAGGCTCGGCGATCATTTGCCGAGGTCTCGCCACGCCAAATCCTGGGTCCACGCGGTTCCAGGAGATTTGGGGTGTGGTGGGACCCCCGGCGATTTTCCCGATTTCTGAGGCGGGGATTGGGGGGCCCTGTAGATAGACGGGCAGGGACCCTGTGCTTGGCGGCACGCAAAGGAACCCCCAGGGATCTGCCGCACCCATTTTGGGGGGCCCATGCTAAGTTTTGGGGTTAACTTTTGGGCACACGCCACCAGTCGCACCCCTAAACCCCTAAACGGCGGCGTTCCCTCGCAGATGGCAGATGGCCGCAGGCGGGGAGAGAGTCACACAGTAGCCCCGGGCGCGGTGTCCCGGGTCCGTGGACCGCCGGCACCGCAGGACCACGAGGGTCGTCAGGGAGCGGGGGTGCGCGGACCCCCTCGTGCTCGCAGACCTCAGCACCCGCATGCCTGCGGCGGCCACGGTCAGCGGCCTGCAGGGTGCTCCGGGGGACTCTGGCTGGTCCCCAAGCAGGAGGGCGCCGCCCATCGCGGCCATTAACTCTGCAAGTCGCTGCATTGACATGCTAACGCCGAGGCGGGCGCCCCCCTCCACCCACGCCCGTGTGCCTTCGGGGGCACGGGGCGCCCCTCACAGCACGGTGGGCACGTGTGGCGTGGGCAGGGGGGCCCGCGTTAGGGTCCTTCCTCTCACCACGGGGTCAGCTCCAACCCCTCCCAGGTCCGGGCTGAGTTGTCCAGGCGAGAGAGTGGACACAGTGGCCCCTGTCCTCCTGGTCATATCGGTGTCGGGGATCAAGACGGGGTGCACGTGGGCACCCCCGAGTCTTGCCTCTTGTGGGGTGCTGACCCCCAACCCACTCGCGCCCCGAGTGCCGCTGGGACCAGATGACCACGAGGCGGCAGCACCGTCCCGGCCCTCAGCCCGAGGCGCGGCGCGGGCAACTCTGAGGGTTCCGGGAACCCAGCCAGCGCCAGACACAGAGCGCGTGGCTGACACGGAATCGGGGTGTCCCGAGCAAGTCTCCCCAGGACCCCTGTGCACGTGTGTCTGGGCGGGGAGGGTCCCGCTGCATCTGTGTGCGGCTGGCCCGGATCGGGTCCCCCTGTGGGGGCCCGGGGTGATTCTCCCACACTTGGGGGCCGCAGGGGGGGATGCTGCAAGCTCCGGGAGCCTcacagcggggctgggggccgaACGAGCCGACTCGCTCCTACGGCCCCGGCATGGCCCTGAGGTCGGGCTCCAGGCTCCGTCGGGCAACCGCCGTGTCCGACCCCGGGGTTCCGGGGAAGCGGAGCCGTGTCCCCTCTGCTAGCCGCGGGCCACGACGGGACCCCCGCGTCCCCTCCGGGCCGGAGCCCCGGCCACGCGTCGCCCCGGGCCAGCGCGGGAGGCTCGTGTGGGGTGTCCCTGGGCTCCGGGTGCCCGCTGGCCCGGGGTCCCGCAGCGGGTATCCTCAGGGGTGGCCGCCGCGCAGCCCGCCCTGAGGGGACCCTCTGTCTCCACCTGGGGGGTcggtgctggggacagggccAGGCCCTGTCCGGATGCCAGAGGAGGGTGTGGACACTCGGTCTTCGGAGAATTCCAGGGCGGCCGCGCTCGGGGCTCCCATTGGCCGGCGcagcgggggcgggcgcggggcggggcgggcccccGTTAGAAAAAGCCCGGGCGAAGGGCCGGAGCCCGCgccggaggggggtgggtggtgggtgggatggggggcgcCGGGGGAAACTGGGGAAGCGGGGGAGCCGAGGGGTAACCAGGGAAGCGTGGGGGACCGGGGGCAACCAGGGGAAGATGGGGAACTGGGGGTCAGGGAAGCTTGCTTGGGCCAAGGGTCGCCTTGGACTTCTGGAGTCTGGCAGGAGCGGCGCAGGGCGAGGGGCCGGCGGGACACAGCTGGCAGGCACCCGGGGGCCGGCAGGAGGCCGGGCCCGGGGTGCCCAGGACGCCGCCAACATCGGCGTGGGGGCACCGCAGGCAGAAGGGGGAGCCAGGCATTCATCCCGGTCAATTTTGGATTCCGGAGGTGGCAGCGGGTGGacaggggagcaggagggggccgGCCCGGGCCACAGAGACTAGCGGGCAGCGAGGGCAGGACGGCAcggccgcccctgcccgccctggcCCCTGACCTCCACACGTGGAGGTGCGGGGGGCAGgacggggaggggaggcgggcgtCCGCCCGGGGAAGGGAGATACCGTCTCGGGGGAGCCGGGACAGGCGGGCTGCCGTGGAGGGCGGTCCCAGTGACCGCAGGGATCCACCACGTGCAGGCACAGGCCCGGGCGAGCGAGGGGAGAGGACAGCAGGGTCCACAGCGCCACCATCACCCACCGAGATTCACTAAGAAGAAGGTTCAGGAAGGCCCCAGCGGGACCCCCCGGGGCTCCCGCGGGGCGTCGAGGGCCGGAGAACGGGCAGGAAGGCGCAGTGCAGCGGGCTGACACCGAGGGCGCGCGGCCGGCAGGGACACTTTCGCAGCAAGGAGGCTGCGCCCGGCCGCCGCCACGTGGCACTGTGGCCGGGGGCGCGAGCCCCCGGGGGTCAGGACATAGGACAGTTTCCAGGGAGTCAAGGACACAGGACAGGCCAGGCCAGGCGGCGGGCAGGGCAGCGTGAGTGAGTGctcgggcgggcgggcagcagggCGGGCGCCGGGGACACTGGCTCCCAGCCCGGGGCCAAGGCGGGCCTCGGGTGACCACGGAGCAGCGATCGGTGTCTCTGGCTGACCGCGGGCGCGGGTGAGTGtagcgcccgccccgccccctggcacCGTGCCTGCGCACGTGCTcagtgtcccctctgccccccccccacaggtcCCGGGGCGACGCAAACACCACGAAGGCCGGCCGGGCGCGAGGAGATGGAGTGACATGGTCCGGTGTGACGGCGTTGGCAGCGGGACTGCCGGCCTTCTGTgtaagggggggcggggggcggggggcgggggcgccctgggccccccccccccgcggctcaGCCGCGCTCACCGGGCTCTCTCCACAGAACCTTCCGGCGACGCACAGCTCTGTTCCTTCTGTGGCCGAGGAGCCCACACCCGGTGCTGCCCTCACGCCCCAGAACCCACAGCCGACAAGGTGAGGCGGCGGGCCACACCCGGGGgggcggcccccccaccccgctcactCTCTGGCTCTGCAGAAATGGTGCTCCCAGCGCACGCCTGGGCCTCGGAAACGGGCTTCTTCAAGCCCCTCTAGCTCTGACCACGGAAAATGCTGCATTCGGAACCACTCCACCCGCCTCAGGATTCAGCTCCGAGGTGCTGGGCGtgggtgccccccgcccctcccccccgcccgccccgccccccctcacaagctctgtctgtctccccaggTCGCAGGAaggaacagagagccaggaacacCCAGGAAGTGCAAACGCCGAGACACGCCCCCACCACGCCGCCCCCTGCCGACCACGCcagccccccttccttccttccttctttcctatgacttctctttctctctgcactTTCTCCTGGGCTCGGAGACTCGGCCGGACCCCGTCTGCCCGCCCCCCCTGAATCAATTTGCACTAAGTCGTTTGCACTGGTTTGGGGTCCGCAGGCCTGAGTCCCCGAGCGTGTGTGCGAGCCGTCTGCCGCGTGtgtggcctcctgcagcctgGCCGTGCCCAGCACCCGCCTGGCGTCCATCTCTGGGGGTGCCTGGGTGCGGCCCGTGTGCGtggggccctgccctccccgcctggTCTGGAAGCTCCGCCCACCGGAGccaccctcccctctgcagagggTCCCTGTTCTGTGCCCCTCCCACCGGGATCCACCAGGACCCCGGCCTCATCAATAAACTCCGTACAGCAAAACTGTCTCCTCgtgcttggggctggggggacgtggaggaggggggagggggagggggaggggaggggcgtggcCGGGAATgaaagggagggggtgggggtggggccacgaGGAGGAGGGGCTCATGATGCGCCTTGGGACACCCACAGGTGCCAGACCTATGAGGCGGGGTGGACTGCCCACCCACCAcaccaccccacaccaccccacaccaccccacaccaccccacacCACACCACCCCGCCCCACACCGCCCCAcaccaccccacaccaccccgccccaccccacaccaccccaccacaccaccccacaccaccccgccccaccaccccacaccacaCCGCCCCACACCACCCCGCCCCACCAcaccaccccacaccaccccgccccaccacaccaccccacaccaccacaccacaccaccccgcccccacccctcccgcacAGGCCCCTGCTGGGTGCAGGCCAAAGGGCGGGAGGTGGGGTATGAGCTCTGCCTGGGTTCAGAGCGCCCCTGTTCAAGCAGTGTGGGTCCCCCATGTCCCTGCAGCCCCTGTGTTCCGCCTCTCACGCCTCTCAGAGCCCACGCCCACGCCCTTGCAGGGCGTCCGAGGCCTTTCCCGGGACCCGCAGGAACCCCTGGGCCCTGGTGCAGGCCCGAGACCCTGCAGAACCCCACAGCCCTGGGACCCCCATGGCACACGCAAACACCCGAGGCTGCACGCTCTAGGCACAGGGACTGAGGGTGTCACAGGGACTGAGGGTGTCACAGGGACTGAGGGTGTCACAGGGACTGAGGGTGTCACGGACACAGGGACTGAGAGTCACAGGGGATGAGAATGTCACAGGGACTGAGGGTGTCACAGAGACTGAGAGTGTCACAGGGACTGAGGGTGTCACGGACACAGGGACTGAGGGTGTCACAGGGACTGAGGGTATCACAGGGACTGAGAGTGTCACAGGGACTGAGAGTCACAGGGACTGAGGGTGTCACAGTCACAGGGACTGAGAGTATCACAGGGACTGAGGGTGTCACAGGGACTGAGGGTGTCACAGGGACTGAGAGTATCACAGGGACTGAGAGTCACAGGGACTGAGGGTGTAACAGTCACAGGGACTGAGAGTATCACAGGGACTGAGGGTGTCACAGGGACTGAGAGTGTCACAGGGACTGAGAGTATCACAGGGACTGAGGGTGTCACAGGGACTGAGAGTGTCACAGGGACTGAGAGTATCACAGGGACTGAGGGTGTCACAGGGACTGAGTGTCACAGGGACTGAGAGTCACAGGGACTGAGGGTGTCACAGGAACTGAGGGTGTCACAGAGACTGAGAGTGTCACAGGGACTGAGAGTCACAGGGACTGAGGGTGTCACAGTCACAGGGACTGAGAGTATCACAGGGACTGAGGGTGTCACAGGGACTGAGGGTGTCACAGGGACTGAGGGTGTCACAGTCACAGGGACTGAGAGTATCACAGGGACTGAGGGTGTCACAGGGACTGAGGGTGTCACAGGGACTGAGAGTCACAGGGGATGAGAGTGTCACAGGGACTGAGAGTCACAGGGGATGAGAGTGTCACAGGGACTGAGGGTGTCACAGGGACTGAGGGTGTCACAGGGACTGAGAGTCACAGGGACTGAGGGTGTCATGGACACAGGGACTGAGAGTGTCACAGGGACTGAGGGTGTCACAGGGACTGAGGGTGTCACAGGGACTGAGAGTCACAGGGGATGAGAGTGTCACAGGGACTGAGAGTCACAGGGGATGAGAGTGTCACAGGGACTGAGGGTGTCACAGGGACTGAGGGTGTCACAGGGACTGAGAGTCACAGGGACTGAGGGTGTCATGGACACAGGGACTGAGAGTGTCACAGGGACTGAGGGTGTCACAGGGACTAAGGGTGTCACAGGGACTGAGGGTGTCATGGACACAGGGACTGAGAGTGTCACAGGGACTGAGAGTCACAGGGACTGAGGGTGTCACGGACACAGGGACTGAAGTTGTCACAGGGACTGAGGGTGTCACAGGGACTGAGAGTGTCACAGGGACTGAGAGTCACAGGGACTGAGAGTGTCACAGGGACTGAGGGTGTCACAGGGACTGAGAGTGTCACAGGGACTGAGGGTGTCACAGGGACTGAGAGTGTCACAGGGACTGAGGGTGTCACAGGGACTGAGAGTGTCACAGGGACTGAGGGTGTCACAGGGACTGAGAGTGTCACAGGGACTGAGGGTGTCACAGGGACTGAGAGTGTCACAGGGACTGAGAGTATCACAGGGGATGAGAGTGTCACAGTTACAGGGACTGAGAGTGTCACAGGGACTGAGAGTGTCACAGGGACTGAGTGTCACGGACACAGGGACTGACTGTCCCATGCTTTCGTGGACTGTGACACGGGAACATAGGACTGGGTCCCCGTGATGCAGGGATCATGTCATCCGGACATGTGGCCCTTGGGGATGGTGAGCCTCAGCCCTCCatgcctccagccctgcccctgtgTCTTACTGTCTGCATGGCCGGCGCCTGCTGTCAGCTCACAGGGgcctggccgggggcggggggcggccgggggggcCATCAGCacaggcctgggcagggctgggcctcccGCCGGCCCCTCCATCTGCAGGGGGGTGCCCTGTGGAATGTGTGAGCCTTTAGCCCAGCCCATTTCCTGCTCTTTAGAAAAGGGACTTAAGAGGCTGGTCCGACAGGCTGGGGCCCACCCAGAGGCACTCGCTGAAGACCCCGCAAAGCCCAGCTGGAATTTCACCCGGGCTGGGGGGGCCGCAGACCTTCTGACATGGCCTCGAGCAGCCCCGCTCCACGCCCACTCCTCGGCCGGAGGAGGCTGGGGCCGCGGGCAGGCTGGAGGGCCCAGGCTCATGTTTCAGGGGGCTCCCCCAGAGGGGCTGCGGCCAGCAGACGCCAAGTCCAGCTCCACACTGGGCAGTGAGAGCCCCTCAGGGCCGCCTGGACCCCGTACTGACCGGCAGTGGAGGAGCAGAAGGTTCTGGAGGGTGCTGCTTCCCGGTCCCCAGGCCCACCCAACCCCGTCTGCTGGTGGCACTGAGGCAGAAACAGGCCCTGCAGCTCCCGGGacaggggcagggagtggggtccTACGACACCCCTCAGCCCGCCAGGCCCGGTGACGACACCCTGTCACCCTCTGTGCCGAGGGTCccgccagccccccagcccctccctcccacacaggcTCAGGTTTGGGGAACAGGCACCTCAGGGAGAGGCTCAGGCCAGGGGGCGGGCTCCAGGGAGTTGAGGCCAGCGGGGACCCCCCCACCAGGGCCTCTGCAGGGTCTCCCGCGCCTGCGCCGGCCCCGCCTGCTGCCCCCTCCTCAGCGCTCTGGGCCCCAGATGGGACGTGTCAGCGGAGACAGGCGGGGGtgcctgctctccctccccgcaccctgagccccccagcTGCTGCCGCCGTggggggtcccccccaccccccccggccTCTGCCCGCCTCTcgggcccctccccctgcccgttCCGGCCGCCTGGCCAGGCCTTGGACCCTAGACCACGGCGGCCGGGCGGCGAGGGTGAGCGGCCTCGCGGTGTCTGTTTGCAGAGCGGGGGCCGCCAGATAAAGGCTGTTTTTCTTCGGGCACTGGGCCAGGGGGGCCGTGGCGGGGGCTGTGGTCAAGGCCGGCCGCTGCCTGGGCCCCCTCCCGAGCCCCTCCTCACGCCGGGCGCTGCCCCGAGGGCTGCCCGCCACGTGGACACAGCATGGCCGCCTGGCtcggcccccgcccgcccaggACCCCCCGGGGGCCGGGCATTTGCCCCCCACATGTAGGAGCTGAGCAGACAATGGTCTCAGTGGACCCCAGACACTGGGCTcggcagaggggtggggaggagagaccaCCGGAGACAGACCCGGCCCCCGGCCACTGCCCGGCCCCCCGAGCAAACAGGAGGGCACAGGGCGGGGGCCAGGCCCGGCCCATGGACCCCGACCGTGTCCCTTCCCCTGGCCCCCCACTGGCCTGTGGTAAGGGGGACACAGAGGCCTGAGCCGTGGGGGCACGGgacaccccctcagcccccttcTGAGTCCTCGGGTCAGAGATGGGGCGCCGAAGGGCTGCCCGGGGGTGCCGCAGACCCCGCTCTGTGCTCCAGCCGCCCCGTGAGTGCTCCGGGCCACCCGGCTGGACCCCTCAGGAGCCAGACACCCCTGGGGGGGGTGAAGCGCCCAAACCCGGGGGTCCTGCTGGAAGGAACAGCGGCTACACGGCCCCCCAGTACCCGTCAGGCGGGGGACAGTGGGGGCTGAGGCGAGGGggtcccagccctgctcagggcagcAGGAAGAAGTTTCCAGAAGGTGCTGGATGCTTCAGGCGGGGAAGGCTGCCCCCTGCAGGGcgcctgggctgggggtgggggtgggggggtggggtgtcccCCGGGAGCGAAGTCCTGGACACTGTCCCGGAGATCGATCAGGCCAGCGAGGGCCAGGGTCTGAGGGACTGGGGGAAAGGCCGCGGCCGCGCAGCCAGCGAGtggcccccacctcccagcccagcgcgaggctgggggctgggccgaGGCCACCGCACTACCCCCGGCCGCCCGGACCCCCCGTCGGGCTGGATGAGCCCCTGGCGCTGTCTGAAAGTGGCCCCCGGGACCCCGCCTGGAGGGGCCTCCAGGAGGGTCTGCCCAGAGGGAGGTCGGAGGCCGCGGGccggaagcccccagccccgcgcccgccgggATGGGGCAATCAGACAAGGCCGGGGACtgtgtttattttcaaatgacattttttaagaaGAGCCGCCTCCCGAGCGCTTGACCCTGAGTCTGGAATGTGGGCGGCAGAGCGGCCCCCGGCCCTGCAGCccgtgggggtggggacgggccATCCGGGCAGGCTCAGCAGGCCCGGACAGCACAGGCCAGCACAGCCCCGCTCGGGGGCCCGGCGTCCGGCCTGCCCGCCCAGCCCCACCGCCCCTCCAAGGACACCACCCTCAGGAAGCCCTCTGGGGTGGCCGCCCTCTCGCCCACTGGGCAGGGGCCGTGCTGGACTTCGTGAGCCCTGACACAACCTGCACCCCCCGCGGCCGTGGCCCCCGGCCTGACCCCCACCCACGGCCCACGCCGCTCGGGAGACCACTGCAGGGCAGGACTCAGCGGGCGCTGACCCTGGCCGCTGACCCAGGCCCGGAACCCCTTTCAAATCTTGCCTCACCgcagccccggcccccgcgcccctgACCCCGTGCCCCCGTGTTCCTGGTGCCCTGCCGGCCgctgcccctcacccccgccccgcgGCAGAGGCCAGAGGGGATCAAGTGTGAGAGGCCAgggcccccggggggcggggctgagccccCAGGGCTTTCCACGCACGCACAGCAGGGGCTGGCCTGTCCACACTCCGGCCCCTGAGGGTCCACCCCACTGTGCCGGGGGGCCCGGGGCgccctgagggggtgggggctccttctggggctctgcgcggggctgggcggggcaggcagggggctgaGGCGCAGGACCTCGGAGCCCCGTCGTGCTGGGGGTCCCGGGTGAGGGTCCCTGAGGCTGGGGCCGCAGGGGACACTGTTGTTGGCCTGCTCGGGTGGGCTAAGGCCTGAGACGCAGGGGTCCCTGGCCCCTCCCCGGGCACCCCACTGCCCGCCCGCCCTTGCTGGGGGCCCGTAGGTCCAACGTGGACTCGCTGGAGCCCCTGGGGACGGGGCGGGCGGATGGACACAGCAGCTGCAGCCCCGTTCTGGGCCCCCCG
Protein-coding regions in this window:
- the LOC129406070 gene encoding uncharacterized protein LOC129406070; the encoded protein is MAAPGTVSRVRAPLVPQDREGRQEPRCTDPHMLAGLSTCIPALTAVSPVLARSVSLADRGRGSRGDANTTKAGRARGDGVTWSGVTALAAGLPAFCNLPATHSSVPSVAEEPTPGAALTPQNPQPTRNGAPSARLGLGNGLLQAPLALTTENAAFGTTPPASGFSSEVAGRNREPGTPRKCKRRDTPPPRRPLPTTPAPLPSFLLSYDFSFSLHFLLGSETRPDPVCPPPLNQFALSRLHWFGVRRPESPSVCASRLPRVWPPAAWPCPAPAWRPSLGVPGCGPCAWGPALPAWSGSSAHRSHPPLCRGSLFCAPPTGIHQDPGLINKLRTAKLASEAFPGTRRNPWALVQARDPAEPHSPGTPMAHANTRGCTL